One stretch of Nitrospirota bacterium DNA includes these proteins:
- a CDS encoding DUF2520 domain-containing protein: protein MTSKSVAIIGAGRVGSSVGFLLKRAGYTVTAVAARSLESAQKASAFIGAGKPATDVVKAASQAEIVFITTPDGAIKNACDRIASGGGFKAGSLVVHMSGAHSLDLLDAARTAGAHRAVLHPLQSLASREQGIKILSGSYFRIETDPEALVIARKIVAALGGIELVMPKWGPDKDSAALYHAGAVAVSNYFVALVDYGLKFYQALGADKDEALKAVLPLIRGTLQNIETLGIPDALTGPIARGDIETIQGHIEAMQNKTPELLGLYKGLARQTIPLARDKGGLTAETAEELLRLVKE from the coding sequence ATGACTTCAAAATCCGTCGCCATCATAGGCGCAGGCCGCGTCGGCAGTTCTGTGGGCTTCCTGCTCAAGCGGGCAGGGTATACGGTGACCGCGGTCGCGGCGCGTTCCCTGGAATCGGCGCAAAAGGCCTCGGCCTTTATCGGGGCGGGAAAGCCGGCGACGGATGTGGTGAAGGCAGCGTCGCAGGCTGAGATCGTTTTCATCACAACGCCGGACGGAGCAATAAAGAACGCCTGTGACAGGATCGCATCAGGAGGCGGGTTTAAGGCAGGCTCGCTCGTTGTCCATATGTCCGGGGCCCACTCGCTGGATCTTCTCGACGCGGCACGGACAGCCGGGGCGCATCGGGCAGTGCTCCATCCGCTGCAGTCGCTCGCGAGCAGGGAGCAGGGCATTAAAATCCTTTCCGGATCCTACTTCCGGATCGAAACGGACCCTGAAGCGCTGGTCATTGCCAGGAAGATCGTAGCGGCATTGGGCGGTATCGAGCTCGTGATGCCGAAGTGGGGCCCGGATAAGGATTCAGCAGCACTCTATCACGCGGGCGCGGTGGCGGTCTCGAACTATTTTGTCGCGCTTGTTGATTACGGACTGAAGTTTTATCAGGCACTGGGCGCCGATAAAGATGAAGCGCTGAAGGCCGTGCTGCCGCTCATTCGAGGGACGCTCCAGAACATTGAGACCCTTGGGATACCCGATGCGCTCACCGGGCCCATTGCCCGCGGAGACATCGAGACCATCCAGGGGCATATCGAGGCAATGCAGAATAAAACGCCGGAGCTTCTTGGTCTCTATAAAGGACTTGCACGGCAGACGATCCCGCTCGCCAGGGACAAGGGCGGCCTCACGGCGGAGACAGCGGAAGAGCTTTTAAGACTGGTGAAAGAGTAG
- a CDS encoding AAA family ATPase, which translates to MGFTIAVAGKGGTGKTSLCGLTIRYLKEKKRGAILAVDADANANLNDVLGVKVHATVGKLRETSLEAIKSTAPRPGGMSMEQLFDYQIQQALIEAEGFDLLVMGRPEGSGCYCAANNIIRKYMDKLADTYPFIVMDNEAGLEHLSRRTTQDTDLLLIISDSSVRGIMTAGRIGELVKELKLNIKRAVLIVNRVQDRELDSTLQKVIDQQGVEFAGFVPADELIFDYDLNGKPLIQLPPDSKALTSYFAVLDKLIP; encoded by the coding sequence ATGGGCTTTACCATAGCGGTTGCAGGCAAGGGCGGCACCGGCAAGACCAGCCTCTGCGGCCTGACCATACGATATTTGAAAGAAAAAAAGCGCGGCGCGATATTGGCCGTTGACGCGGACGCGAATGCGAACCTGAACGATGTGCTCGGCGTTAAGGTCCACGCCACGGTCGGGAAGCTGCGCGAAACCTCTCTCGAAGCGATCAAGTCCACGGCGCCCCGTCCGGGCGGCATGAGCATGGAGCAGCTCTTCGATTATCAGATCCAGCAGGCTTTGATCGAGGCAGAGGGCTTCGACCTGCTCGTCATGGGAAGGCCCGAGGGCTCCGGCTGTTACTGCGCAGCGAACAACATCATCCGCAAGTACATGGACAAGCTGGCCGATACGTACCCCTTCATTGTCATGGACAACGAGGCGGGTCTTGAGCATCTGTCGCGCCGCACGACGCAGGACACGGACCTGCTGCTTATCATCAGCGACTCCTCGGTGCGCGGCATCATGACCGCCGGCCGGATCGGTGAGCTGGTAAAAGAACTGAAATTGAATATCAAACGCGCGGTCCTGATCGTGAATCGCGTCCAGGACCGTGAACTGGACAGTACGCTTCAGAAGGTCATTGACCAACAGGGTGTGGAGTTTGCGGGTTTTGTTCCGGCCGATGAGCTGATCTTTGACTATGATCTGAACGGCAAGCCGCTGATCCAGCTTCCGCCTGATTCAAAGGCGCTTACAAGCTATTTTGCCGTGCTGGACAAACTGATCCCGTAA
- the thyX gene encoding FAD-dependent thymidylate synthase: MPEASLNVVLLRHTPDPEEVVAMAAKLCYSPSGVEELKEKIEARDQAAFVEKLASIGHLSPIEHVSFTFGIEGISRACSHQLVRHRVASYSQQSQRYVKADQFDYIIPPSIKQDPAMVQEFKKCMAEAQENYTKVLTRLEELGFKGEAGQQDARYLLPNAAETKIVVTMNARELLHFFRVRCCNRAQWEIREMADRMLAHVKKAAPTIFGKSGPGCLYAPCPEGKMTCGKIEEVRKKFGVKKA; encoded by the coding sequence ATGCCTGAAGCATCATTGAACGTTGTTCTCCTTCGTCATACACCGGACCCCGAAGAAGTTGTGGCCATGGCAGCGAAGTTGTGCTACAGCCCGTCGGGTGTTGAGGAGCTCAAAGAGAAGATCGAGGCCAGGGACCAGGCGGCCTTTGTGGAGAAGCTGGCATCCATCGGTCACCTCTCTCCCATCGAGCATGTCTCGTTCACCTTCGGGATCGAAGGCATCTCCCGCGCGTGCTCTCACCAGCTTGTCCGCCATCGCGTGGCTTCATATTCACAGCAGAGCCAACGCTATGTGAAGGCGGATCAGTTCGATTATATTATCCCGCCGAGCATCAAACAGGATCCGGCGATGGTTCAAGAATTTAAGAAATGCATGGCCGAGGCCCAGGAGAACTATACGAAAGTCCTCACGCGGCTCGAGGAACTCGGTTTCAAGGGCGAGGCGGGACAGCAGGATGCGCGGTATCTGCTGCCGAACGCGGCTGAGACGAAGATAGTGGTCACCATGAATGCGCGGGAGCTGCTGCACTTCTTTCGCGTACGGTGCTGCAACCGGGCGCAGTGGGAGATCCGGGAAATGGCCGACCGCATGCTTGCCCACGTGAAAAAAGCGGCGCCGACGATCTTCGGGAAATCAGGCCCCGGTTGTCTGTACGCGCCGTGCCCCGAGGGCAAGATGACCTGCGGCAAGATCGAAGAGGTCAGGAAGAAGTTCGGAGTGAAGAAAGCATAG
- the panB gene encoding 3-methyl-2-oxobutanoate hydroxymethyltransferase: MPKTTVLDIYKKKAEGKKITMLTAYDYPTAQIVDQAGIDMILVGDSLGMVVQGVSSTLPVTMDEMIYHTKMVTRGTVSAMVVGDMPFLSYQTSREEAVRNAGRFLKEAGAEAVKLEGGSPMAEVIKAIVSAGIPVMAHIGLTPQYMHALGGFKVQGKDEAARLKLLADARAVQDAGAFAVVLEALPASLAKEIHELLHIPTIGIGAGVDCDGQVLVLHDLLGLFDRFTPKFVKKYANLKEQALKAVTAYKQDVESGKFPSEEHSFK; this comes from the coding sequence ATGCCAAAAACAACCGTTCTCGATATCTATAAGAAAAAAGCCGAAGGCAAGAAGATCACGATGCTGACGGCATACGACTATCCCACAGCCCAGATCGTGGACCAGGCCGGGATCGATATGATACTCGTGGGGGATTCTCTCGGAATGGTGGTACAGGGCGTGTCGAGCACGCTGCCGGTCACCATGGACGAGATGATCTATCACACGAAGATGGTCACCCGGGGGACCGTTTCCGCCATGGTCGTGGGCGACATGCCGTTCCTATCCTACCAGACAAGCCGTGAAGAAGCGGTCAGGAACGCCGGCAGGTTCTTGAAAGAGGCCGGGGCGGAGGCGGTGAAGCTGGAAGGCGGGTCACCGATGGCCGAGGTGATCAAGGCGATCGTGTCCGCGGGCATCCCGGTCATGGCACATATCGGTCTGACTCCCCAGTATATGCACGCACTCGGCGGCTTCAAGGTCCAGGGCAAGGATGAGGCTGCCCGTTTAAAGCTCCTCGCTGATGCGCGGGCGGTGCAGGATGCCGGCGCTTTCGCTGTCGTACTTGAGGCCCTGCCAGCCTCCCTTGCAAAGGAGATCCATGAACTGCTCCATATTCCGACCATTGGGATCGGCGCAGGTGTGGATTGCGATGGACAAGTGCTTGTTCTCCACGATCTTTTAGGGCTCTTCGACCGGTTCACTCCCAAGTTCGTCAAGAAGTACGCTAATCTGAAGGAGCAGGCGCTCAAGGCAGTGACCGCGTATAAACAGGATGTGGAAAGCGGAAAATTCCCGTCAGAAGAACATAGTTTTAAATAA
- a CDS encoding methylenetetrahydrofolate reductase: MKSGSTLEKVLASGKPAVTAELGPPMSADPHEVIKKAQMLKGFCDAANITDCQTAVVRISSIAAAAIAFQQGLEPVMQMTCRDRNRIAIQADLLGAAALGLKNCLCIAGDHQSFSAAGRLKGHPGAKNVYDVDTCQLVGIMKKMRDESKQDGGDPIEVAPKFFIGASWTPMADPIDFRPINLMKKVNAGADFIQTQGIYDMELFRGQMAKIRNMGLHEKTAILAGIIVPKSAMMLKYMDSSVAGVSVPKALIDRMNKAKAAAGEDKKKARELQEQEGIRITIELIHQALETPGVKGVHIQAIEWESAIEGIVKAAGLYPRPAV, encoded by the coding sequence ATGAAGAGCGGAAGCACACTCGAAAAAGTACTCGCCAGCGGCAAGCCCGCGGTCACGGCGGAGCTCGGCCCCCCGATGAGCGCCGATCCTCATGAAGTGATCAAGAAAGCGCAAATGCTGAAGGGCTTCTGCGACGCAGCGAACATCACGGATTGCCAGACCGCGGTGGTGCGCATCTCGAGCATCGCTGCGGCGGCCATAGCGTTCCAGCAGGGCCTGGAGCCGGTCATGCAGATGACCTGCCGGGACCGGAACCGGATCGCCATACAGGCCGACCTTCTCGGCGCCGCCGCGCTTGGGCTTAAGAACTGTCTTTGCATCGCCGGTGACCACCAGTCATTCAGCGCAGCGGGCAGGCTCAAGGGCCACCCCGGCGCGAAGAACGTATACGACGTGGATACCTGTCAACTTGTCGGCATTATGAAGAAGATGCGCGATGAGAGCAAGCAGGACGGCGGCGATCCCATCGAAGTGGCGCCGAAATTCTTTATCGGCGCGTCCTGGACGCCCATGGCCGATCCGATCGACTTCAGGCCGATCAATCTCATGAAAAAAGTGAATGCCGGCGCCGATTTCATCCAGACCCAGGGCATTTACGACATGGAGCTTTTCCGCGGGCAGATGGCAAAGATCCGGAACATGGGCCTCCATGAGAAGACGGCGATCCTTGCCGGCATCATTGTGCCGAAGAGCGCCATGATGCTGAAGTACATGGATTCCTCGGTTGCCGGGGTGTCTGTGCCGAAGGCGCTGATCGACCGGATGAACAAGGCCAAGGCGGCTGCCGGAGAAGATAAAAAGAAGGCCAGGGAACTCCAGGAGCAGGAGGGCATCAGGATCACGATCGAACTCATTCATCAGGCATTGGAGACACCCGGCGTAAAGGGCGTGCACATCCAGGCAATCGAATGGGAGAGCGCCATCGAAGGGATCGTTAAGGCGGCGGGGCTTTATCCGAGACCGGCAGTGTAA
- a CDS encoding methylenetetrahydrofolate reductase C-terminal domain-containing protein codes for MIVGSQKPIDEIWGMVKDFKKVLVFGCNTCVAICHAGGEKEAETIASLIRMKAAQEGKQMTVNHLGVMRHCEPEYFEPVMDEVKKYDLVLSTACGVGVNFLSDRTGTIPVYPGINTSFYGAVESAGNFKELCAGCGNCILHLTGGICPVARCAKTLMNGPCGGTNKGKCEISKDVDCAWYLIVERMKMLGTLEKLSAVQPPRNWSTSRDGGPRRISVEHIREYEEKEEAKAGK; via the coding sequence ATGATCGTAGGATCACAAAAACCAATCGATGAAATCTGGGGCATGGTGAAGGACTTCAAAAAGGTCCTCGTATTTGGCTGCAACACCTGCGTGGCCATCTGCCATGCAGGCGGCGAGAAGGAGGCCGAGACCATCGCGTCCCTCATCAGGATGAAAGCAGCGCAGGAGGGAAAGCAGATGACGGTGAATCACCTGGGCGTGATGCGCCACTGCGAGCCGGAGTATTTTGAACCGGTGATGGACGAGGTGAAGAAGTACGACCTCGTGCTCTCGACTGCCTGCGGCGTGGGAGTGAACTTCCTGTCGGACCGGACCGGAACGATTCCCGTGTATCCGGGAATCAACACATCATTCTATGGCGCCGTTGAGTCTGCAGGCAATTTCAAGGAGCTTTGCGCGGGCTGCGGGAACTGCATCCTGCATTTGACCGGGGGCATCTGTCCTGTTGCACGCTGCGCCAAGACGCTCATGAACGGGCCCTGCGGTGGTACGAACAAGGGTAAGTGCGAGATCAGCAAGGACGTGGACTGCGCCTGGTACCTTATTGTCGAGCGCATGAAGATGCTCGGCACCCTCGAGAAGCTCTCCGCGGTCCAGCCGCCGCGGAACTGGTCCACCTCGCGCGACGGCGGACCGCGACGTATATCGGTTGAGCATATCCGGGAGTATGAGGAAAAGGAAGAGGCGAAGGCAGGGAAGTAA
- a CDS encoding FAD-dependent oxidoreductase, protein MASETTCIPTEYRPYGAEIKETRPYSPCRAACPAHTDVQAYVGLIAQGRYTEAFEVITSVNPIASVCSMICHHPCEQSCRRCGVDEPLAVRHLKRFAIERSRDYRRARRKLVQKTKGKSIGIIGSGPSGLTAARDLANLGYGVTIYERQPVLGGMLAVAIPPYRLPREVLKEDIDDVVTKGIEVKTNFEIGKDAKLDDLLKKHDAVLIAIGLSLSRSLNIPGVEGSGVLLAIPFLEDVAFNRKPKLGEKVLVIGGGNVAMDVARSARRLGVKNVEMVCLENEEEIPAWKWEVDEAVEEAIKINYRWGPKAVKREGDKVKGLEVTKVLSVFDANKRFSPTFDNSVTRLLEADTIIITIGQMSNLSFLKDGPVKVDERGRVEWNPATQQSGAGKVFVAGEVVTGPGSAIAAVANGHRSALAMHLYLQGESIEGRLPVQEKEKIAQMPSEVVEKIARQPRMKVRHLAPEVRVKTMEHFEEGFTEKEALEEAGRCRGCGGGAVVDQKKCMACLTCLRVCPYGAPVVTSVSEIRPEYCQACGLCAPECPAQAISMVSYDVREIRKTLPTVIGKIDAKRQEPVVVALLCTNHAGMLGLDLPKNVRTVPVHCTSRIDVLDLLKAFELGADGVAVVRCGDGNCKYKDIAPRVNARVKRVQDLLGMLKIEPSRIEILSAPSTNGGNPYAAVCAEFSEKVKKIGMRAGK, encoded by the coding sequence ATGGCATCGGAAACAACGTGCATCCCAACCGAGTACCGGCCTTACGGCGCCGAGATCAAGGAAACAAGGCCCTATTCACCGTGCCGTGCCGCATGCCCGGCGCATACCGATGTTCAGGCCTATGTGGGCCTGATCGCCCAGGGCAGATATACCGAGGCCTTCGAGGTCATCACATCGGTGAACCCGATCGCGTCGGTCTGCTCCATGATCTGCCACCATCCCTGCGAGCAGTCGTGCAGGCGCTGCGGCGTCGACGAGCCGCTGGCGGTCCGCCACCTGAAGCGCTTTGCCATCGAGAGGTCCAGGGACTATCGGCGCGCCAGGCGCAAGCTTGTCCAGAAAACGAAAGGCAAGAGCATCGGCATCATCGGCTCCGGTCCCTCGGGCCTTACCGCGGCACGGGACCTTGCCAACCTCGGCTACGGGGTCACGATCTACGAGCGCCAGCCTGTGCTCGGCGGCATGCTTGCCGTCGCGATCCCGCCTTATCGTTTGCCGAGAGAAGTTTTGAAAGAAGACATAGACGATGTTGTAACAAAAGGCATCGAGGTAAAGACGAACTTCGAGATCGGCAAGGACGCAAAACTTGATGATCTCCTGAAGAAACATGATGCAGTGCTGATCGCCATCGGTCTTTCCCTGAGCCGGTCGCTGAACATTCCCGGCGTGGAAGGTTCCGGCGTGCTGCTCGCGATCCCATTCCTCGAAGATGTTGCCTTCAACCGGAAGCCGAAGCTGGGAGAGAAAGTGCTGGTCATCGGCGGCGGAAACGTTGCCATGGACGTCGCCCGCTCTGCCCGCAGGCTTGGTGTGAAGAACGTGGAAATGGTCTGCCTCGAGAACGAAGAAGAGATCCCTGCCTGGAAATGGGAAGTGGACGAGGCTGTTGAAGAGGCGATAAAGATCAATTACCGCTGGGGCCCGAAGGCGGTCAAACGCGAAGGCGACAAGGTAAAGGGCCTGGAGGTCACGAAGGTCCTATCGGTCTTCGACGCGAACAAGCGGTTCAGCCCGACCTTTGACAATAGTGTGACCAGGCTTCTTGAAGCCGACACGATCATCATCACCATCGGCCAGATGTCGAACCTCTCGTTCCTGAAGGACGGTCCGGTGAAGGTGGACGAGCGCGGACGGGTGGAGTGGAATCCCGCGACCCAGCAGAGCGGCGCAGGGAAGGTGTTCGTTGCCGGCGAGGTCGTGACCGGGCCAGGCTCGGCGATCGCGGCTGTAGCGAACGGCCACCGTTCCGCGCTGGCGATGCACCTGTATCTTCAGGGAGAGTCGATCGAAGGCAGGCTTCCTGTACAGGAAAAGGAAAAGATCGCGCAGATGCCGTCGGAGGTCGTTGAAAAGATCGCCAGGCAGCCGCGCATGAAGGTCAGGCATCTTGCGCCCGAGGTCCGCGTCAAGACCATGGAGCACTTCGAGGAGGGCTTCACCGAGAAAGAGGCGCTTGAAGAAGCAGGGCGGTGCCGGGGCTGTGGCGGCGGCGCTGTGGTGGACCAGAAAAAATGCATGGCCTGCCTCACCTGTCTGCGTGTCTGCCCTTACGGCGCGCCGGTCGTGACGTCGGTGTCCGAGATCAGGCCCGAGTATTGCCAGGCCTGCGGGCTCTGCGCGCCGGAATGTCCTGCCCAGGCCATCAGCATGGTGAGCTACGACGTTCGAGAGATCAGGAAAACGCTGCCCACCGTTATCGGCAAGATTGACGCCAAACGGCAGGAGCCGGTCGTTGTCGCGCTTCTGTGCACGAACCACGCAGGTATGCTCGGGTTAGATCTGCCGAAGAACGTGCGAACTGTTCCCGTCCACTGCACCAGCCGTATCGATGTTCTTGACCTTCTGAAGGCATTCGAGCTTGGCGCTGACGGCGTGGCAGTCGTGCGCTGTGGCGATGGCAACTGCAAGTATAAGGACATTGCCCCGCGAGTGAACGCGCGGGTGAAGCGCGTTCAGGACCTGCTCGGCATGCTCAAGATCGAGCCCAGCCGTATCGAGATACTTTCCGCACCATCGACCAATGGCGGCAATCCTTACGCGGCAGTGTGCGCGGAGTTTTCGGAGAAGGTGAAGAAGATAGGGATGAGAGCTGGCAAATAA
- the folE gene encoding GTP cyclohydrolase I FolE, translating to MDNKKIEKGVKLILEGIGEDPERPGLQDTPRRVAEMYGEIFTGISMDTEKLLTPMAGESHDEMVMIRDIPFYSVCEHHLLPFFGKAHIAYIPGAGKIVGISALAKALEVFAKRPQVQERLTAQFIDLIVSHLKPKGAMVVIDAEHLCMSMRGVRKPGSRVVTSAVRGTFRTKESTRMEMLELLTKRE from the coding sequence ATGGACAATAAAAAAATAGAAAAAGGCGTCAAACTCATCCTGGAAGGGATCGGCGAAGATCCCGAGCGGCCGGGCCTTCAGGACACACCCAGACGGGTGGCTGAGATGTATGGGGAGATCTTCACGGGCATCTCCATGGACACCGAGAAGCTTCTCACCCCCATGGCCGGCGAGAGCCACGATGAGATGGTGATGATCCGCGATATTCCATTTTATTCGGTCTGCGAGCATCATCTCCTTCCGTTCTTCGGCAAGGCGCACATCGCTTACATCCCGGGCGCCGGAAAGATCGTGGGTATAAGCGCGCTTGCGAAAGCGCTTGAGGTGTTTGCAAAGCGGCCCCAGGTGCAGGAGCGGCTCACGGCCCAGTTCATCGATCTGATCGTGAGCCACCTGAAGCCCAAGGGCGCCATGGTGGTCATCGATGCCGAGCACCTCTGCATGAGCATGCGCGGCGTGAGGAAGCCCGGCTCCCGGGTGGTCACGTCCGCGGTGCGGGGCACCTTCCGGACCAAGGAGTCCACCCGCATGGAGATGCTCGAACTGCTGACGAAAAGAGAATAA
- a CDS encoding 5-formyltetrahydrofolate cyclo-ligase gives MKKEIRKKVLAARDSLSPEKRTAKSREIEERLFSLSEFKSARIVLFFASFRSEVDTGPMIRRALTFGKRVVLPKVEGTELALYEIADWDHDVSPGAWGIPEPHENRPVRLDELDLILVPGAAFDGRGNRLGYGAGFYDKLLSSFTKTTVALAFEAQIVPQVPAEEHDMPVKKIVTEKRVIIAHSA, from the coding sequence GTGAAAAAAGAGATCAGAAAAAAGGTTCTCGCTGCAAGGGACAGTCTGTCGCCGGAAAAAAGAACAGCGAAAAGCCGGGAGATCGAAGAGCGGCTCTTTTCCCTTTCTGAATTCAAGTCCGCGCGCATTGTTCTGTTCTTCGCGTCATTCCGGAGCGAAGTGGACACGGGTCCGATGATCCGGCGCGCATTGACCTTCGGCAAGAGGGTCGTCCTTCCGAAAGTGGAAGGCACGGAACTGGCGCTGTACGAGATCGCGGATTGGGACCATGACGTTTCTCCCGGCGCATGGGGAATTCCCGAGCCCCATGAGAACAGGCCGGTCAGACTTGATGAGCTCGATCTCATTCTGGTGCCCGGTGCGGCGTTTGACGGGCGGGGCAACCGGCTGGGATACGGCGCCGGATTTTACGACAAGCTGCTGAGTTCTTTCACGAAGACGACCGTGGCGCTGGCATTCGAAGCGCAGATCGTTCCGCAGGTTCCGGCGGAGGAACATGATATGCCGGTGAAGAAGATCGTGACGGAGAAGAGAGTTATAATTGCGCATAGCGCATAG
- a CDS encoding carbon monoxide dehydrogenase accessory protein CooC, which yields MKIAITGKGGVGKTTLAGLLARLYAAAGKKVLAVDADPDANLASALGISPEAALKALPLAEQSDMIEERTGSRPGKPGGMFSINPKVDDIPEAYGIQHEGVRLLVMGKSKEAAAGCYCPEHVLLRRLISHLILRLDEVVILDMEAGIEHLTRGTASGVNAFIVVVEPGQRSLQTARHVEELAKGLGIKDVFVVGNKIKQASDREFIAKHLAGMKVLGFMSYSDDTVKADLDGRSPFDASPRAVDEAKVIKASLDQLMKK from the coding sequence TTGAAAATAGCTATTACCGGCAAGGGTGGCGTGGGCAAAACGACGCTGGCAGGTCTGTTGGCGCGGCTCTATGCGGCCGCGGGCAAAAAGGTCCTTGCGGTTGACGCTGATCCGGACGCGAACCTGGCCTCCGCGCTCGGGATCTCGCCTGAGGCTGCCTTGAAGGCCCTGCCGCTCGCCGAGCAGTCTGACATGATCGAGGAGCGGACCGGCTCCCGGCCCGGCAAACCCGGCGGCATGTTCAGCATCAATCCCAAGGTGGACGATATCCCGGAGGCGTACGGGATCCAGCATGAGGGCGTGCGGCTCCTGGTCATGGGAAAATCGAAAGAGGCCGCGGCGGGCTGTTATTGTCCGGAACACGTTCTTCTGCGCCGTCTCATCAGTCACCTTATCCTGCGGCTGGACGAGGTGGTCATCCTTGACATGGAGGCGGGCATCGAACACCTGACCCGAGGCACGGCCAGCGGCGTGAACGCCTTCATTGTTGTCGTGGAGCCCGGACAGCGGAGCCTTCAGACCGCGCGTCACGTGGAGGAGCTGGCAAAGGGACTCGGCATCAAGGATGTCTTTGTTGTCGGCAACAAGATCAAACAGGCGTCGGACAGGGAATTCATCGCGAAGCACCTTGCCGGCATGAAGGTCCTTGGGTTCATGAGCTACAGCGACGACACGGTCAAGGCGGACCTCGACGGCAGATCGCCCTTCGATGCCTCGCCCCGCGCCGTTGACGAAGCGAAGGTCATTAAGGCCTCGCTCGACCAGTTGATGAAGAAGTAA